One segment of Halococcus salsus DNA contains the following:
- the fba gene encoding class II fructose-bisphosphate aldolase, translating to MSPSSDSTVDLRELYERARAGRYGFFASNVTHFDVLVGLLDGSATADADLVVQASREEAAFFGGGDPAVGLEVLGAALDSLAEQYGIEAFCNVDHVHLPEEAEFLETCLDSDVPDSVMVDASDRPFEENVEYTAGTVERADDDLLVEAELGRIAGVEGSTETAADEAFYTDPETAVEFVERTGCDLLAVSIGTQHGVASDRDLDVRPDLAVAIDEALVEAGEETFLVVHGASGLADERIEALLDAGVCKFNKNTRYQYEFARTAADFYHDHADAIRPPEGVADDRSNFFAESDWSPEKTFFHPHVVSNAARDRVATVMSDLCEVTGTAGETMAAGR from the coding sequence ATGTCTCCGTCATCCGACTCGACCGTCGACCTCCGGGAACTCTACGAACGGGCGCGGGCGGGTCGATACGGCTTCTTCGCGAGCAACGTCACCCACTTCGACGTCCTCGTCGGGCTGCTCGACGGAAGCGCCACCGCCGACGCCGATCTAGTCGTACAAGCGAGCCGCGAGGAGGCGGCCTTCTTCGGTGGCGGTGACCCCGCGGTCGGGCTGGAGGTCCTCGGTGCAGCCCTCGACTCGCTCGCCGAGCAGTACGGTATCGAGGCGTTCTGCAACGTCGACCACGTCCACCTCCCCGAGGAGGCGGAGTTCCTCGAAACCTGCCTCGACTCGGACGTCCCCGATTCGGTGATGGTCGACGCCTCCGACCGGCCGTTCGAGGAGAACGTCGAGTACACCGCCGGGACCGTCGAGCGGGCCGACGACGACCTGCTCGTCGAGGCCGAACTCGGTCGCATCGCGGGCGTCGAGGGCAGCACCGAGACGGCCGCCGACGAGGCGTTCTACACCGACCCCGAGACGGCCGTCGAGTTCGTCGAGCGCACGGGCTGTGACCTGCTCGCGGTCTCGATCGGCACACAACACGGCGTCGCGTCCGACCGGGACCTCGACGTGCGACCGGACCTCGCCGTGGCGATCGACGAGGCGCTCGTCGAGGCAGGGGAAGAGACCTTCCTCGTCGTGCACGGGGCCTCCGGCCTCGCGGACGAGCGGATCGAGGCGCTGCTCGACGCCGGGGTCTGCAAGTTCAACAAGAACACCCGCTACCAGTACGAGTTCGCCCGGACCGCCGCGGACTTCTACCACGACCACGCGGACGCCATCCGCCCGCCCGAGGGCGTCGCCGACGACCGCTCGAACTTCTTCGCCGAGAGCGACTGGTCACCGGAGAAGACGTTCTTCCACCCGCACGTCGTCTCGAACGCCGCCCGCGACCGCGTCGCGACGGTCATGAGCGACCTCTGTGAGGTGACGGGCACCGCCGGCGAGACGATGGCCGCGGGACGATGA
- a CDS encoding FGGY-family carbohydrate kinase has protein sequence MTEDDPVLIGIDAGLTNVTVTAFDGTGDDLATASEPTPTVETPTDRDEQDHDRLWETVGETVTAVLDAPAVTPAAVAGVGVAGHGHGLYGLDSDGEPVCGIKSTDSRAIGIIDEQRSDVADAVADRLGWQPFGADPLSLLVWLAEHDPATYDRLDTVLFAKDVLTHRLTGERSTDPTEGSVFYGPEGEYDREIFELLDVPAAFETLPPVKPSTGSCGTVTSEAAARTGLPEGTPVATGFHDVAACALGAGLTTPGDGLAILGTWGQSVAVLDSPADGTGGLPRRYLDGWIRYKGLRAGAACVEWFTETYGADWHREARERNIDPHTVYEETIADVDPGSNGVVFHPFLNGSTDDPTGTGGFFGLRMDHTDAQMLRSIYEGVAVAQTNALSEFAPELESIRLTGGGARSDEWARMFADIAGRPVTVPAERETGALGAALCGGVAAGVYPDVEWAVERTVEPARRYEPNPDVEATYRTLATAFSQAVDGMRAPWETLKSLREMSQHEE, from the coding sequence ATGACCGAGGACGATCCCGTCCTGATCGGGATCGACGCCGGGCTGACCAACGTCACGGTGACGGCGTTCGACGGGACGGGCGACGACCTCGCGACCGCCTCCGAACCGACGCCGACGGTCGAGACGCCGACCGACCGGGACGAGCAGGACCACGACCGGCTCTGGGAGACCGTCGGCGAGACGGTCACAGCGGTGCTCGACGCGCCCGCGGTCACGCCGGCGGCGGTCGCCGGGGTCGGCGTCGCCGGTCACGGTCACGGTCTCTACGGGCTCGATAGCGACGGGGAACCCGTCTGTGGGATCAAATCGACCGACAGCCGGGCTATCGGTATCATCGACGAACAGCGCTCGGACGTGGCCGACGCGGTCGCCGACCGCCTCGGCTGGCAGCCGTTCGGTGCCGACCCGCTGAGCCTGCTCGTCTGGCTCGCCGAGCACGACCCGGCGACGTACGACCGGCTCGATACGGTACTCTTCGCGAAGGACGTGCTCACCCATCGCCTCACCGGCGAGCGGTCGACTGACCCCACTGAGGGGAGCGTCTTCTACGGTCCCGAGGGGGAGTACGATAGGGAAATTTTCGAACTGCTCGACGTCCCGGCAGCCTTCGAGACGCTGCCACCGGTGAAACCGAGCACCGGTTCCTGCGGGACGGTGACGAGCGAGGCCGCGGCCCGAACCGGGCTTCCCGAGGGGACACCGGTCGCCACGGGGTTCCACGACGTCGCGGCGTGTGCGCTCGGGGCCGGTCTCACCACACCCGGCGACGGCCTCGCGATCCTCGGCACGTGGGGCCAGAGCGTCGCGGTGCTCGACTCGCCGGCGGACGGGACCGGCGGCCTCCCGCGGCGCTACCTCGACGGCTGGATCCGGTACAAGGGGCTCAGGGCCGGCGCGGCCTGCGTCGAGTGGTTCACCGAGACCTACGGGGCCGACTGGCACCGGGAGGCGCGCGAACGGAACATCGATCCGCACACGGTCTACGAGGAGACGATCGCCGATGTCGACCCCGGTTCGAACGGCGTCGTCTTCCACCCGTTCCTCAACGGCTCGACGGACGACCCGACCGGCACGGGCGGGTTCTTCGGGCTCCGGATGGACCACACCGACGCGCAGATGCTCCGGTCGATCTACGAGGGCGTCGCGGTCGCACAGACGAATGCGCTCTCCGAGTTCGCACCGGAACTCGAATCGATCCGTCTCACGGGCGGCGGCGCACGAAGCGACGAGTGGGCGCGGATGTTCGCCGACATCGCCGGCCGGCCGGTGACGGTGCCCGCGGAGCGCGAGACCGGGGCACTCGGGGCGGCACTGTGCGGTGGCGTCGCCGCCGGCGTCTACCCCGACGTCGAGTGGGCGGTCGAGCGAACCGTCGAGCCGGCCCGCCGGTACGAACCGAACCCGGACGTCGAGGCGACCTATCGGACGCTGGCGACGGCGTTCTCACAGGCGGTCGACGGGATGCGCGCGCCGTGGGAAACGCTCAAGTCGCTTAGGGAGATGTCCCAACACGAAGAATGA